The following coding sequences lie in one Mus musculus strain C57BL/6J chromosome 11, GRCm38.p6 C57BL/6J genomic window:
- the Ptges3l gene encoding putative protein PTGES3L isoform 2 (isoform 2 is encoded by transcript variant 2) — protein MERQPARTLWYDRPKYVFMEFCVEDSTDVSVLIEDHRVVFSCRNGDGVELYNEIEFYAKVNSKDSQDKRSGRSITCFVRKWKEKVAWPRLTKEDIKPVWLSVDFDNWRDWEGDDEVELAQVEHYAEDDSDS, from the exons ATGGAACG GCAGCCTGCCCGGACTCTGTGGTACGACAGACCCAAATATGTTTTCATGGAGTTTTGCGTTGAGGACAGCACCGACGTCAGTGTGCTCATTGAGGACCACCGCGTCGTGTTCAG CTGCAGGAATGGTGATGGAGTGGAGCTGTATAACGAGATTGAATTCTATGCCAAGGTGAACTCCAAG GACTCCCAGGATAAGCGTTCTGGTCGCTCCATTACTTGCTTTGtgaggaaatggaaggagaagGTGGCCTGGCCTAGGCTCACAAAGGAGGATATaaag CCTGTGTGGCTCTCTGTGGACTTCGATAACTGGAGAGACTGGGAAGGAGACGATGAGGTGGAGCTGGCTCAGGTGGAACATTATGCAGAG GATGATTCTGACAGCTAA
- the Ptges3l gene encoding putative protein PTGES3L isoform 1 (isoform 1 is encoded by transcript variant 1), with translation MERQPARTLWYDRPKYVFMEFCVEDSTDVSVLIEDHRVVFSCRNGDGVELYNEIEFYAKVNSKDSQDKRSGRSITCFVRKWKEKVAWPRLTKEDIKPVWLSVDFDNWRDWEGDDEVELAQVEHYAELLNKVSTKRPPPAMDDLDDDSDS, from the exons ATGGAACG GCAGCCTGCCCGGACTCTGTGGTACGACAGACCCAAATATGTTTTCATGGAGTTTTGCGTTGAGGACAGCACCGACGTCAGTGTGCTCATTGAGGACCACCGCGTCGTGTTCAG CTGCAGGAATGGTGATGGAGTGGAGCTGTATAACGAGATTGAATTCTATGCCAAGGTGAACTCCAAG GACTCCCAGGATAAGCGTTCTGGTCGCTCCATTACTTGCTTTGtgaggaaatggaaggagaagGTGGCCTGGCCTAGGCTCACAAAGGAGGATATaaag CCTGTGTGGCTCTCTGTGGACTTCGATAACTGGAGAGACTGGGAAGGAGACGATGAGGTGGAGCTGGCTCAGGTGGAACATTATGCAGAG CTTCTGAACAAGGTCAGCACTAAGAGGCCTCCCCCTGCCATGGATGATCTGGAC GATGATTCTGACAGCTAA
- the Rundc1 gene encoding RUN domain-containing protein 1, with amino-acid sequence MATVEVATELGTVVTAVGPKAKDEEEEEEEEESLPPCETVRWAPVGAVAEAGPGAATFSEAAAAEEPGAAPGSPSDATVRTLRRLEAERRQLDSALLALSSHFAQVQFRLRQVVRGAPAEQQRLLRELEDFAFRGCPHVLGYEGLADPCGGDESDVLPGDRPRVRGEDQSEQEKRERLETQREKQKELILQLKTQLDDLETFAYQEGSYDSLPQSVVLERQRVIIDELIKKLDMNLNEDISSLSTEELRQRVDAAVAQIVNPVRVKEQLVEQLKTQIRDLEMFISFIQDEVGSPLQTGGHCECQASGKVGIGSTRVGGSTLPPGPGKAKAEDAKRARETGLHLMRRALAVLQIFTVSQLGCATGQIPQTLWQRSQADRDYSHLLKRLEVSVDRVKQLALRHQPHDHVITSANLQDLSLGGKDELTTVVRKELTVAVRDLLAHGLYASSSGMSLVMAPLACLLPVFSSAPETMHPWELFVKYYHAKNGRAYVESPARKLSQSFALPIMGDTAVTPKQSLLTAIHLVLTEHDPFKRSADSELKALVCMALNEQRLVSWVNLICKSGSLIEPHYQPWSYMAHTGFESALNLLSRLSSLKFSLPVDLAVRQLKNIKDAF; translated from the exons ATGGCGACGGTGGAAGTGGCTACGGAGCTAGGAACTGTGGTGACCGCTGTCGGGCCTAAGGCGAAGgacgaggaagaagaagaagaggaggaggagtcgcTGCCACCATGCGAGACTGTGCGCTGGGCTCCCGTGGGGGCAGTGGCCGAGGCCGGTCCTGGGGCGGCGACGTTCTCGGAGGCGGCGGCAGCCGAAGAGCCTGGAGCGGCTCCGGGCTCTCCATCCGACGCGACTGTCCGCACGCTGAGGCGGCTGGAAGCCGAGCGGCGGCAGCTGGATTCGGCCCTGCTCGCGCTGTCCTCGCACTTCGCGCAGGTGCAGTTCCGTCTGCGCCAGGTAGTGCGCGGGGCGCCGGCGGAGCAGCAGCGTCTCCTGCGCGAGCTCGAAGACTTTGCCTTCCGCGGCTGTCCTCACGTCCTGGGTTACGAGGGGCTGGCAGACCCTTGTGGCGGTGACGAAAGCGATGTGCTGCCGGGGGACCGGCCACGGGTGCGGGGTGAGGACCAG AGCGAACAGGAAAAACGGGAGCGCCTGGAAACCCAgagggagaagcagaaagaacTGATTCTGCAGCTGAAGACCCAGCTTGATGACCTGGAGACGTTTGCCTATCAGGAGGGTAGTTATGACTCCCTGCCGCAGTCCGTGGTCTTGGAAAGACAGCGG GTGATCATCGATGAGTTAATAAAGAAACTGGACATGAATCTGAATGAGGACATCAGTTCCCTTTCCACTGAGGAGCTTCGTCAACGTGTGGACGCAGCAGTGGCTCAGATTGTCAACCCAGTGCGGGTGAAAGAGCAGCTGGTGGAGCAGCTGAAAACCCAGATCCGGGACCTTGAGATGTTCATCAGCTTCATCCAAG ATGAAGTGGGAAGCCCCCTGCAGACAGGTGGACACTGTGAGTGCCAAGCCAGCGGGAAGGTGGGAATCGGCTCCACCAGGGTGGGTGGCAGTACACTGCCCCCAGGACCCGGCAAAG CAAAGGCAGAAGATGCCAAGAGAGCCCGGGAGACGGGGCTGCACCTGATGCGGCGAGCGCTGGCTGTGCTCCAGATCTTCACTGTTAGCCAGCTGGGCTGTGCCACGGGCCAGATCCCTCAAACCTTGTGGCAGAGGAGCCAGGCAGACAGAGACTACTCCCACTTACTGAAAAGACTGGAAGTATCGGTCGACAGAGTAAAGCAGCTAGCCTTGAGACATCAGCCACATGACCACGTCATCACTTCGGCCAACCTCCAGGACCTCTCTCTGGGAGGCAAGGATGAGCTGACCACGGTTGTGCGGAAGGAGCTGACAGTGGCTGTGAGGGACCTGCTGGCCCATGGACTGTATGCCTCCTCCTCTGGGATGAGCCTTGTCATGGCCCCCCTTGCTTGCTTGTTGCCAGTTTTCTCCTCAGCCCCCGAGACCATGCACCCATGGGAGCTCTTTGTAAAGTACTACCATGCCAAGAATGGCCGTGCATATGTGGAATCCCCGGCCCGGAAGCTCTCACAGTCCTTTGCTCTGCCTATAATGGGTGACACTGCTGTGACCCCCAAACAGAGCCTTCTGACAGCCATCCACCTGGTGCTGACAGAGCATGACCCTTTCAAGCGCAGCGCTGACTCAGAACTGAAGGCGTTGGTGTGCATGGCACTGAATGAGCAGCGCCTGGTGTCCTGGGTGAACCTCATCTGCAAGTCAGGGTCCCTCATCGAGCCCCATTACCAGCCCTGGAGCTACATGGCCCACACAGGTTTTGAGAGTGCCCTCAACCTGCTCAGCCGCCTTAGCAGCCTCAAGTTCAGCCTTCCTGTAGACTTGGCCGTGCGCCAGCTCAAGAACATCAAAGATGCCTTTTGA
- the Ptges3l gene encoding putative protein PTGES3L isoform X1 — protein MEFCVEDSTDVSVLIEDHRVVFSCRNGDGVELYNEIEFYAKVNSKDSQDKRSGRSITCFVRKWKEKVAWPRLTKEDIKPVWLSVDFDNWRDWEGDDEVELAQVEHYAELLNKVSTKRPPPAMDDLDDDSDS, from the exons ATGGAGTTTTGCGTTGAGGACAGCACCGACGTCAGTGTGCTCATTGAGGACCACCGCGTCGTGTTCAG CTGCAGGAATGGTGATGGAGTGGAGCTGTATAACGAGATTGAATTCTATGCCAAGGTGAACTCCAAG GACTCCCAGGATAAGCGTTCTGGTCGCTCCATTACTTGCTTTGtgaggaaatggaaggagaagGTGGCCTGGCCTAGGCTCACAAAGGAGGATATaaag CCTGTGTGGCTCTCTGTGGACTTCGATAACTGGAGAGACTGGGAAGGAGACGATGAGGTGGAGCTGGCTCAGGTGGAACATTATGCAGAG CTTCTGAACAAGGTCAGCACTAAGAGGCCTCCCCCTGCCATGGATGATCTGGAC GATGATTCTGACAGCTAA
- the Ptges3l gene encoding putative protein PTGES3L isoform 3 (isoform 3 is encoded by transcript variant 3): MERQPARTLWYDRPKYVFMEFCVEDSTDVSVLIEDHRVVFSCRNGDGVELYNEIEFYAKDSQDKRSGRSITCFVRKWKEKVAWPRLTKEDIKPVWLSVDFDNWRDWEGDDEVELAQVEHYAEDDSDS; the protein is encoded by the exons ATGGAACG GCAGCCTGCCCGGACTCTGTGGTACGACAGACCCAAATATGTTTTCATGGAGTTTTGCGTTGAGGACAGCACCGACGTCAGTGTGCTCATTGAGGACCACCGCGTCGTGTTCAG CTGCAGGAATGGTGATGGAGTGGAGCTGTATAACGAGATTGAATTCTATGCCAAG GACTCCCAGGATAAGCGTTCTGGTCGCTCCATTACTTGCTTTGtgaggaaatggaaggagaagGTGGCCTGGCCTAGGCTCACAAAGGAGGATATaaag CCTGTGTGGCTCTCTGTGGACTTCGATAACTGGAGAGACTGGGAAGGAGACGATGAGGTGGAGCTGGCTCAGGTGGAACATTATGCAGAG GATGATTCTGACAGCTAA
- the Rundc1 gene encoding RUN domain-containing protein 1 isoform X1, protein MATVEVATELGTVVTAVGPKAKDEEEEEEEEESLPPCETVRWAPVGAVAEAGPGAATFSEAAAAEEPGAAPGSPSDATVRTLRRLEAERRQLDSALLALSSHFAQVQFRLRQVVRGAPAEQQRLLRELEDFAFRGCPHVLGYEGLADPCGGDESDVLPGDRPRVRGEDQGLSEQEKRERLETQREKQKELILQLKTQLDDLETFAYQEGSYDSLPQSVVLERQRVIIDELIKKLDMNLNEDISSLSTEELRQRVDAAVAQIVNPVRVKEQLVEQLKTQIRDLEMFISFIQDEVGSPLQTGGHCECQASGKVGIGSTRVGGSTLPPGPGKAKAEDAKRARETGLHLMRRALAVLQIFTVSQLGCATGQIPQTLWQRSQADRDYSHLLKRLEVSVDRVKQLALRHQPHDHVITSANLQDLSLGGKDELTTVVRKELTVAVRDLLAHGLYASSSGMSLVMAPLACLLPVFSSAPETMHPWELFVKYYHAKNGRAYVESPARKLSQSFALPIMGDTAVTPKQSLLTAIHLVLTEHDPFKRSADSELKALVCMALNEQRLVSWVNLICKSGSLIEPHYQPWSYMAHTGFESALNLLSRLSSLKFSLPVDLAVRQLKNIKDAF, encoded by the exons ATGGCGACGGTGGAAGTGGCTACGGAGCTAGGAACTGTGGTGACCGCTGTCGGGCCTAAGGCGAAGgacgaggaagaagaagaagaggaggaggagtcgcTGCCACCATGCGAGACTGTGCGCTGGGCTCCCGTGGGGGCAGTGGCCGAGGCCGGTCCTGGGGCGGCGACGTTCTCGGAGGCGGCGGCAGCCGAAGAGCCTGGAGCGGCTCCGGGCTCTCCATCCGACGCGACTGTCCGCACGCTGAGGCGGCTGGAAGCCGAGCGGCGGCAGCTGGATTCGGCCCTGCTCGCGCTGTCCTCGCACTTCGCGCAGGTGCAGTTCCGTCTGCGCCAGGTAGTGCGCGGGGCGCCGGCGGAGCAGCAGCGTCTCCTGCGCGAGCTCGAAGACTTTGCCTTCCGCGGCTGTCCTCACGTCCTGGGTTACGAGGGGCTGGCAGACCCTTGTGGCGGTGACGAAAGCGATGTGCTGCCGGGGGACCGGCCACGGGTGCGGGGTGAGGACCAG GGCTTG AGCGAACAGGAAAAACGGGAGCGCCTGGAAACCCAgagggagaagcagaaagaacTGATTCTGCAGCTGAAGACCCAGCTTGATGACCTGGAGACGTTTGCCTATCAGGAGGGTAGTTATGACTCCCTGCCGCAGTCCGTGGTCTTGGAAAGACAGCGG GTGATCATCGATGAGTTAATAAAGAAACTGGACATGAATCTGAATGAGGACATCAGTTCCCTTTCCACTGAGGAGCTTCGTCAACGTGTGGACGCAGCAGTGGCTCAGATTGTCAACCCAGTGCGGGTGAAAGAGCAGCTGGTGGAGCAGCTGAAAACCCAGATCCGGGACCTTGAGATGTTCATCAGCTTCATCCAAG ATGAAGTGGGAAGCCCCCTGCAGACAGGTGGACACTGTGAGTGCCAAGCCAGCGGGAAGGTGGGAATCGGCTCCACCAGGGTGGGTGGCAGTACACTGCCCCCAGGACCCGGCAAAG CAAAGGCAGAAGATGCCAAGAGAGCCCGGGAGACGGGGCTGCACCTGATGCGGCGAGCGCTGGCTGTGCTCCAGATCTTCACTGTTAGCCAGCTGGGCTGTGCCACGGGCCAGATCCCTCAAACCTTGTGGCAGAGGAGCCAGGCAGACAGAGACTACTCCCACTTACTGAAAAGACTGGAAGTATCGGTCGACAGAGTAAAGCAGCTAGCCTTGAGACATCAGCCACATGACCACGTCATCACTTCGGCCAACCTCCAGGACCTCTCTCTGGGAGGCAAGGATGAGCTGACCACGGTTGTGCGGAAGGAGCTGACAGTGGCTGTGAGGGACCTGCTGGCCCATGGACTGTATGCCTCCTCCTCTGGGATGAGCCTTGTCATGGCCCCCCTTGCTTGCTTGTTGCCAGTTTTCTCCTCAGCCCCCGAGACCATGCACCCATGGGAGCTCTTTGTAAAGTACTACCATGCCAAGAATGGCCGTGCATATGTGGAATCCCCGGCCCGGAAGCTCTCACAGTCCTTTGCTCTGCCTATAATGGGTGACACTGCTGTGACCCCCAAACAGAGCCTTCTGACAGCCATCCACCTGGTGCTGACAGAGCATGACCCTTTCAAGCGCAGCGCTGACTCAGAACTGAAGGCGTTGGTGTGCATGGCACTGAATGAGCAGCGCCTGGTGTCCTGGGTGAACCTCATCTGCAAGTCAGGGTCCCTCATCGAGCCCCATTACCAGCCCTGGAGCTACATGGCCCACACAGGTTTTGAGAGTGCCCTCAACCTGCTCAGCCGCCTTAGCAGCCTCAAGTTCAGCCTTCCTGTAGACTTGGCCGTGCGCCAGCTCAAGAACATCAAAGATGCCTTTTGA